One Chaetodon trifascialis isolate fChaTrf1 chromosome 13, fChaTrf1.hap1, whole genome shotgun sequence DNA segment encodes these proteins:
- the ninl gene encoding ninein-like protein isoform X2 — protein MEEVAHSRYVAQLKAEFDSCDTTATGFLDREELTALCRKLQLDAHLPLLLDTLLGERTYARVNFEEFKEGFVAVLSRSLDFSTSEDDSSYLEPVVPEEVKPKFVKGAKRYGRRSRPDSKPDAALTCDSEDSPPSRTKATDSSPAGVRRAKLRRSTSLESVESLKSDEEAGSQKENVQPDFQSKGPQQEEVELGVVVGGGGGDGGVLMAVCDHLGLQQLNTEELDALLRKLDADLDGRVSIRDFQKVLRGSAPVSCSTPVRSADLQRAPHRVRHSLSQAVIEERSARSASPSLLTATVGQRVLSRLDDGSGCSSPERVIALWTEEGIRNSREILQTLDFPLEERLSLADLTLALDNELLVSGNGIHQAALISYKNEIQHLQAVAEQACRERDKVKADLDLADQRNLQLVREVDDRHASMETLNQSRIRDLEQDFRDRLTALRSQSEQESEALLQQVERERSTMQEELQLLRAQEAELQEELCRATQENSCMEEELTVVKLKLNEAESSVNKLQRDLDQLLHDKFGSLDPAGAGLSLEERFSEIVKEYELQCRELRDRNDELSSELELLKSQRSDRKSRRSAGDAAEALSWTEQQSIRAESDSDEADMKRSSSPPVRKKLQPADKTALCSLDSVSGPAVSIQTELALEQLKQKHNQELQQLHIQLETQVNYYERSLELMRQSMEVERKDISQAFKLEISELEEQKAQAEQQVKQLKETLDKLQTQIQHAGGGGWSNEQERRMQRERAELEQNFAREISNLVQRLSAEKDQLEAELKLRMDQEVMLVREDAEQQLSHMKLQHAEGQRHLLHQLHQERQRLQEQRGYWEDRLTQSEQEKVRCEERAEEEQARICSQLSSEKKKVEEEVSSLQEVIQNSHLQISQSEATLEEFRELCGQLEDDLKASRGRCSELEARLEEACTQLEESITFLESHEVLNKRLASEKSSVEEELQLMKTKEEQLLVQVTQLKEELGNLQAASDSILQDREVVADNCSRLSNAFVQQQAQLRAREQTVSALRAELEALQEAMRSKADCVSKLTAELDSLKMDRNRLIQDLKDQAMAVDNLRLELDAVSEELDRRRSAETALQEALKQEQTRTSQLHASLVEQKEEICCLSQEKGTYTRLADQLSTQIVEMEEEISTLRDHLRELSSQLNGTADLVLNLRRQLNTKTSEVDRLRGEVADGADRLRQAKASSDKHRSNVQQLTNQLEAKDGELDLTREQVLQLQQALRDSQNQLRTAEEDFEREKRGMTQQLMELEKLVLALEEVMDPASPHRTQLEEARSENGALQERLSVLQQEVQNLEDDVAKKRRKLEEMEREHERSREEEEKLHKENSRYREEVLDLSSRNLQLSNDNAELSARLRGDQESVRMLQERLAMVSKEQEEEGASVRRLQDVAMQQEREKLQQQAAWTQEKQLLERELGSYKEKLGRLPELEAELSGVTLKLQWLEEDKSKLLREADDRNNKVEKLQQSLLSLESEAEVLRSQLHAVSQEKLGHAQEVSDLQRKLRDAQNKVEELETSIRKLMREKEELHQALEEQEEQTSITLQEESHKLRVQNQELQHKLSELQVQGLEVQKLTQAQQNLKSKLNELERERTQAQDQVQRADAALSVVQAQHLRQLQQLQERVGDGCREQVEQLQARLVEEQRRSQQLEETLRLQAQQSSSQISMKQDQHEKAMSALQQRMEELETKLKGVRLVLQEKVQQLKEQLAKNTKSSMLLKDLYVENSQLMKALQVTEQRQKNAEKKNFLLEDKVKALNKLLREIVPASLAT, from the exons GTGAACTTCGAGGAGTTTAAAGAAGGTTTCGTGGCCGTCCTGTCTCGCTCGCTGGACTTCAGCACATCAGAGGATGACAGCAGCTACCTGGAGCCAG ttGTTCCAGAAGAGGTGAAGCCAAAGTTCGTGAAGGGGGCGAAGCGTTATGGCCGCCGCTCCCGTCCTGACAGTAAACCCGACGCCGCGCTGACCTGCGACTCAGAGGACTCGCCGCCATCCAGAACCAAAGCCACAGACTCGTCTCCGGCCGGCGTCCGCAGGGCCAAACTCAGACGATCCACATCTCTGGAGAGCGTTGAG agccTGAAGTCTGATGAGgaggcaggaagtcagaaggAGAACGTCCAGCCAGACTTTCAGTCTAAAG gccctcagcaggaggaggtggagctgggaGTTGTtgttggaggaggtggaggagatggcGGTGTCCTGATGGCGGTGTGTGATCACCTgggcctgcagcagctcaacaCAGAG GAGCTGGACGCGCTGCTCAGGAAGCTGGACGCCGACCTGGACGGCAGAGTCAGCATCAGGGACTTCCAGAAGGTTCTCCGTGGCTCCGCCCCTGTCTCCTGCTCCACGCCTGTACgatcagctgacctgcagaGGGCGCCACACAGGGTCAGACACTcactg TCCCAGGCGGTGATAGAGGAGCGCTCGGCTCGCTCCGCCTCACCCTCCCTGCTGACGGCCACGGTGGGTCAGAGAGTCCTCAGCCGGCTGGACGACGGCTCAGGATGCAGCAGCCCCGAGCGGGTCATCGCCCTCTGGACCGAGGAGGGGATCAGGAACAGCCGGGAGATCCTGCAG ACTCTGGACTTCCCTCTGGAGGAGCGTCTCAGTCTGGCGGACCTGACTCTGGCTCTGGACAACGAGCTGCTGGTGAGCGGGAACGGCATCCACCAGGCGGCGCTCATCTCCTACAAGAACGAGATCCAGCACCTGCA gGCGGTGGCGGAGCAGGCCTGCAGGGAGCGGGATAAGGTGAAGGCAGACCTGGATCTGGCTGATCAGAGGAACCTGCAGCTGGTCAGAGAGGTGGACGACCGCCACGCCAGCATGGAGACCCTCAACCAGAGCCGGATCAG GGACCTGGAGCAGGACTTCCGTGATAGGCTGACGGCTCTGCGCAGCCAGTCGGAGCAGGAGAGCgaggctctgctgcagcaggtggagagggagCGCAGCACaatgcaggaggagctgcagctgctccggGCGCAGGAGgcggagctgcaggaggagctctgCCGCGCCACACAG GAGAACAGTTGTAtggaggaggagctgactgttgtgaagctgaagctgaatgaaGCAGAAAGCTCAGTGAACAAACTGCAGAGAGACCTGGACCAGCTGCTGCACGACAAG TTTGGCAGCTTGGACCCGGCAGGTGCTGGTCTGAGTCTCGAGGAGCGTTTCTCCGAGATCGTCAAAGAGTACGAGCTGCAGTGTCGG gagCTGCGGGACAGAAATGATGAGCTGAGCTCAGAGTTGGAGCTGCTGAAGAGTCAGAGGAGCGACAGGAAGTCCAGACGATCAGCAGGAGACGCCGCCGAGGCTCTGAGCTGGACCGAACAACAGTCCATCCGCGCCGAGTCAGACTCtg ACGAGGCGGACATGAAGCGCAGCTCGTCTCCTCCGGTCAGGAAGAAACTGCAGCCGGCAGATAAAACTG CTCTGTGTTCGTTGGACAGCGTCTCCGGTCCGGCTGTCAGCATTCAGACTGAACTGGCTCtggagcagctgaagcagaaacacaaccaggagctgcagcagctgcacatcCAGCTCGAGACGCAG gtgaacTACTACGAGCGCAGTCTGGAGCTGATGAGACAGAGCATGGAGGTCGAACGGAAAGACATCTCTCAGGCCTTCAAG CTGGAGATCAgcgagctggaggagcagaaagCTCAGGCGgagcagcaggtgaagcagctgaaggagacGCTGGACAAACTGCAGACTCAGATCCagcatgcaggaggaggagggtggagcaACGAGCAGGAGCGCAG GATGCAACGTGAGCGGGCGGAGCTGGAGCAGAACTTTGCCAGAGAGATCAGCAACCTGGTCCAGAGACTGAGCGCCGAGAAGGATCAgctggaggctgagctgaagctgaggaTGGACCAGGAAGTGATGCTGGTCAG GGAGgacgcagagcagcagctctctcacatgaagctgcagcacgCCGAGGGTCAGcgccacctcctccaccagctccaccagGAGCGACagaggctgcaggagcagagaggaTACTGGGAGGACCGGCTCACCCAATCCGAGCAGGAGAAGGTGCGGTGCGAGGAGAGAGCCGAGGAGGAGCAGGCCAGGATCTGCAGTCAGTTGtcctcagagaagaagaaggtggaggaggaggtctcCAGTTTACAGGAGGTCATACAGAACTCCCATCTGcagatcagccaatcagaggccacTTTAGAGGAGTTCAGAGAGCTCTGTGGTCAGTTAGAGGATGATCTTAAAGCTTCTCGTGGCCGCTGCTCTGAGCTGGAGGCCAGACTGGAGGAGGCCTGCACTCAGTTGGAGGAGAGCATCACCTTCCTGGAGAGTCATGAGGTTTTAAATAAACGCCTCGCCTCAGAGAAGAGCTccgtggaggaggagctgcagctgatgaagaccaaGGAGGAGCAGCTCCTGGTTCAGGTGACCCAGCTGAAAGAGGAGCTGGGAAACCTCCAGGCTGCGTCAGACAGCATCCTGCAGGACAGGGAGGTGGTGGCCGACAACTGCAGCCGCCTCTCCAACGCTTTCGTCCAGCAGCAGGCCCAGCTCAGAGCCAGAGAGCAGACCGTCAGCGCCCTGCGGGCAGAGCTGGAGGCTCTGCAGGAGGCCATGAGGAGCAAAGCTGACTGTGTCTCCAAACTGACTGCTGAGCTGGACTCACTGAAGATGGACCGCAACAGGCTGATCCAGGACCTGAAGGACCAAGCCATGGCTGTGGACAACCTGCGGCTGGAGCTGGATGCTGTCTCTGAGGAgttggacaggaggaggagcgctGAGACGGCTCTGCAAGAGGCTCTGAAGCAAGAGCAGACCAGGACATCGCAGCTCCACGCCAGTCTGGTTGAGCAGAAGGAGGAGATCTGTTGTCTGAGCCAGGAGAAAGGGACCTACACCCGGCTGGCTGACCAGCTCTCCACCCAGATCgtagagatggaggaggagatctCCACGCTCAGAGACCATCTCAGAGAGCTCAGCTCTCAGCTCAACGGGACTGCAGACCTGGTCCTGAACCTCAGGAGGCAGCTTAACACCAAAACCAGTGAGGTGGACCGGCTCCGGGGTGAGGTGGCGGACGGCGCTGATCGCTTACGTCAAGCCAAGGCCTCGTCCGATAAGCATCGCAGCAACGTTCAGCAGCTGACCAACCAGCTGGAAGCCAAGGACGGAGAGCTGGACCTGACCAGAGAGCAggtcctccagctgcagcaggcccTGCGGGACTCCCAGAACCAGCTGAGGACAGCGGAGGAGGACTTTGAACGAGAGAAGAGGGGcatgacacagcagctgatggagcttGAGAAGCTGGTCCTGGCcctggaggaggtgatggacCCGGCCAGTCCACACAG GActcagctggaggaggctcGATCAGAGAACGGAGCTCTTCAGGAACGACTGAGCGTCCTGCAGCAGGAAGTCCAGAATCTGGAGGACGATGTCGCCAAGAAGAG gaggaaactggaggagatggagagagaacatgagaggagcagagaagaagaggagaagctgCACAAAGAG aacTCCAGGTATCGTGAGGAGGTTCTGGATCTGAGCAGCAGGAACCTGCAACTCAGCAACGACAATGCCGAGCTGAGCGCCCGTCTCCGTGGAGACCAGGAGTCGGTCCGGATGCTGCAGGAGCGCCTGGCGATGGTCTccaaggagcaggaggaggagggagcttCG GTGCGGCGGCTGCAGGATGTGGCgatgcagcaggagagagagaagctgcagcagcaggcggCCTGGACGCAggagaaacagctgctggagcGAGAACTCGGCTCCTACAAGGAGAAG CTTGGTCGGCTGCCGGAGCTGGAGGCGGAGCTCAGTGGCGTGACGCTGAAGCTGCAGTGGTTGGAGGAGGATAAATCCAAACTGCTGAGAGAAGCCGACGACCGAAATAACAAG gtggagaagctgcagcagtcgCTGCTTTCTCTGGAGTCAGAGGCTGAGGTGCTTCGCTCTCAGCTCCACGCCGTCAGTCAGGAGAAACTCGGCCACGCCCAGGAAGTGAGCgacctgcagaggaagctgcGTGATGCTCAGAACAAG gtggaggagctggagaccAGCATCAGGAAGCtgatgagggagaaagaggagcttcatcaggctctggaggagcaggaggagcagaccTCCATCACTCTGCAGGAAGAGTCCCACAAACTGAGAGTACAGAACCAGGAGCTTCAACACAAG cTGTCGGAGCTGCAGGTTCAGGGTCTGGAAGTCCAGAAACTGACCCAGGCGCAGCAGAACCTGAAGTCCAAATTGAATGAGCTGGAGAGGGAGCGGACGCAGGCTCAGGACCAG GTGCAGCGGGCCGATGCAGCTCTCAGTGTGGTGCAGGCACAGCACCtgaggcagctgcagcagctgcaggagcgGGTGGGCGACGGCTGCAgggagcaggtggagcagctgcaggcccggctggtggaggagcagaggaggagtcagcagctggaggagacgCTAAGGCTTCAGgcccagcagagcagctcccaGATCAGCATGAAGCAG gatCAGCACGAGAAGGCGATGTCCGCCCTgcagcagaggatggaggagctggagaccAAACTGAAGGGAGTCCGCCTGGTTCTGCAGGAGAAGGTCCAGCAGCTCAAAGAACAG CTGGCGAAGAACACAAAGTCCAGCATGCTGTTGAAGGATCTGTACGTGGAGAACTCtcagctgatgaaggccctgcagGTCACCGAGCAGCGGCAGAaaaatgcagagaagaagaacttcCTGTTGGAGGATAAAGTGAAGGCACTCAACAAACTGCTGAGAGAAATCGTCCCAGCGTCGCTCGCCACGTAG
- the ninl gene encoding ninein-like protein isoform X6, producing MEEVAHSRYVAQLKAEFDSCDTTATGFLDREELTALCRKLQLDAHLPLLLDTLLGERTYARVNFEEFKEGFVAVLSRSLDFSTSEDDSSYLEPVVPEEVKPKFVKGAKRYGRRSRPDSKPDAALTCDSEDSPPSRTKATDSSPAGVRRAKLRRSTSLESVESLKSDEEAGSQKENVQPDFQSKGPQQEEVELGVVVGGGGGDGGVLMAVCDHLGLQQLNTEELDALLRKLDADLDGRVSIRDFQKVLRGSAPVSCSTPVRSADLQRAPHRVRHSLSQAVIEERSARSASPSLLTATVGQRVLSRLDDGSGCSSPERVIALWTEEGIRNSREILQTLDFPLEERLSLADLTLALDNELLVSGNGIHQAALISYKNEIQHLQAVAEQACRERDKVKADLDLADQRNLQLVREVDDRHASMETLNQSRIRDLEQDFRDRLTALRSQSEQESEALLQQVERERSTMQEELQLLRAQEAELQEELCRATQENSCMEEELTVVKLKLNEAESSVNKLQRDLDQLLHDKFGSLDPAGAGLSLEERFSEIVKEYELQCRELRDRNDELSSELELLKSQRSDRKSRRSAGDAAEALSWTEQQSIRAESDSDEADMKRSSSPPVRKKLQPADKTALCSLDSVSGPAVSIQTELALEQLKQKHNQELQQLHIQLETQVNYYERSLELMRQSMEVERKDISQAFKLEISELEEQKAQAEQQVKQLKETLDKLQTQIQHAGGGGWSNEQERRMQRERAELEQNFAREISNLVQRLSAEKDQLEAELKLRMDQEVMLVRTQLEEARSENGALQERLSVLQQEVQNLEDDVAKKRRKLEEMEREHERSREEEEKLHKENSRYREEVLDLSSRNLQLSNDNAELSARLRGDQESVRMLQERLAMVSKEQEEEGASVRRLQDVAMQQEREKLQQQAAWTQEKQLLERELGSYKEKLGRLPELEAELSGVTLKLQWLEEDKSKLLREADDRNNKVEKLQQSLLSLESEAEVLRSQLHAVSQEKLGHAQEVSDLQRKLRDAQNKVEELETSIRKLMREKEELHQALEEQEEQTSITLQEESHKLRVQNQELQHKLSELQVQGLEVQKLTQAQQNLKSKLNELERERTQAQDQVQRADAALSVVQAQHLRQLQQLQERVGDGCREQVEQLQARLVEEQRRSQQLEETLRLQAQQSSSQISMKQDQHEKAMSALQQRMEELETKLKGVRLVLQEKVQQLKEQLAKNTKSSMLLKDLYVENSQLMKALQVTEQRQKNAEKKNFLLEDKVKALNKLLREIVPASLAT from the exons GTGAACTTCGAGGAGTTTAAAGAAGGTTTCGTGGCCGTCCTGTCTCGCTCGCTGGACTTCAGCACATCAGAGGATGACAGCAGCTACCTGGAGCCAG ttGTTCCAGAAGAGGTGAAGCCAAAGTTCGTGAAGGGGGCGAAGCGTTATGGCCGCCGCTCCCGTCCTGACAGTAAACCCGACGCCGCGCTGACCTGCGACTCAGAGGACTCGCCGCCATCCAGAACCAAAGCCACAGACTCGTCTCCGGCCGGCGTCCGCAGGGCCAAACTCAGACGATCCACATCTCTGGAGAGCGTTGAG agccTGAAGTCTGATGAGgaggcaggaagtcagaaggAGAACGTCCAGCCAGACTTTCAGTCTAAAG gccctcagcaggaggaggtggagctgggaGTTGTtgttggaggaggtggaggagatggcGGTGTCCTGATGGCGGTGTGTGATCACCTgggcctgcagcagctcaacaCAGAG GAGCTGGACGCGCTGCTCAGGAAGCTGGACGCCGACCTGGACGGCAGAGTCAGCATCAGGGACTTCCAGAAGGTTCTCCGTGGCTCCGCCCCTGTCTCCTGCTCCACGCCTGTACgatcagctgacctgcagaGGGCGCCACACAGGGTCAGACACTcactg TCCCAGGCGGTGATAGAGGAGCGCTCGGCTCGCTCCGCCTCACCCTCCCTGCTGACGGCCACGGTGGGTCAGAGAGTCCTCAGCCGGCTGGACGACGGCTCAGGATGCAGCAGCCCCGAGCGGGTCATCGCCCTCTGGACCGAGGAGGGGATCAGGAACAGCCGGGAGATCCTGCAG ACTCTGGACTTCCCTCTGGAGGAGCGTCTCAGTCTGGCGGACCTGACTCTGGCTCTGGACAACGAGCTGCTGGTGAGCGGGAACGGCATCCACCAGGCGGCGCTCATCTCCTACAAGAACGAGATCCAGCACCTGCA gGCGGTGGCGGAGCAGGCCTGCAGGGAGCGGGATAAGGTGAAGGCAGACCTGGATCTGGCTGATCAGAGGAACCTGCAGCTGGTCAGAGAGGTGGACGACCGCCACGCCAGCATGGAGACCCTCAACCAGAGCCGGATCAG GGACCTGGAGCAGGACTTCCGTGATAGGCTGACGGCTCTGCGCAGCCAGTCGGAGCAGGAGAGCgaggctctgctgcagcaggtggagagggagCGCAGCACaatgcaggaggagctgcagctgctccggGCGCAGGAGgcggagctgcaggaggagctctgCCGCGCCACACAG GAGAACAGTTGTAtggaggaggagctgactgttgtgaagctgaagctgaatgaaGCAGAAAGCTCAGTGAACAAACTGCAGAGAGACCTGGACCAGCTGCTGCACGACAAG TTTGGCAGCTTGGACCCGGCAGGTGCTGGTCTGAGTCTCGAGGAGCGTTTCTCCGAGATCGTCAAAGAGTACGAGCTGCAGTGTCGG gagCTGCGGGACAGAAATGATGAGCTGAGCTCAGAGTTGGAGCTGCTGAAGAGTCAGAGGAGCGACAGGAAGTCCAGACGATCAGCAGGAGACGCCGCCGAGGCTCTGAGCTGGACCGAACAACAGTCCATCCGCGCCGAGTCAGACTCtg ACGAGGCGGACATGAAGCGCAGCTCGTCTCCTCCGGTCAGGAAGAAACTGCAGCCGGCAGATAAAACTG CTCTGTGTTCGTTGGACAGCGTCTCCGGTCCGGCTGTCAGCATTCAGACTGAACTGGCTCtggagcagctgaagcagaaacacaaccaggagctgcagcagctgcacatcCAGCTCGAGACGCAG gtgaacTACTACGAGCGCAGTCTGGAGCTGATGAGACAGAGCATGGAGGTCGAACGGAAAGACATCTCTCAGGCCTTCAAG CTGGAGATCAgcgagctggaggagcagaaagCTCAGGCGgagcagcaggtgaagcagctgaaggagacGCTGGACAAACTGCAGACTCAGATCCagcatgcaggaggaggagggtggagcaACGAGCAGGAGCGCAG GATGCAACGTGAGCGGGCGGAGCTGGAGCAGAACTTTGCCAGAGAGATCAGCAACCTGGTCCAGAGACTGAGCGCCGAGAAGGATCAgctggaggctgagctgaagctgaggaTGGACCAGGAAGTGATGCTGGTCAG GActcagctggaggaggctcGATCAGAGAACGGAGCTCTTCAGGAACGACTGAGCGTCCTGCAGCAGGAAGTCCAGAATCTGGAGGACGATGTCGCCAAGAAGAG gaggaaactggaggagatggagagagaacatgagaggagcagagaagaagaggagaagctgCACAAAGAG aacTCCAGGTATCGTGAGGAGGTTCTGGATCTGAGCAGCAGGAACCTGCAACTCAGCAACGACAATGCCGAGCTGAGCGCCCGTCTCCGTGGAGACCAGGAGTCGGTCCGGATGCTGCAGGAGCGCCTGGCGATGGTCTccaaggagcaggaggaggagggagcttCG GTGCGGCGGCTGCAGGATGTGGCgatgcagcaggagagagagaagctgcagcagcaggcggCCTGGACGCAggagaaacagctgctggagcGAGAACTCGGCTCCTACAAGGAGAAG CTTGGTCGGCTGCCGGAGCTGGAGGCGGAGCTCAGTGGCGTGACGCTGAAGCTGCAGTGGTTGGAGGAGGATAAATCCAAACTGCTGAGAGAAGCCGACGACCGAAATAACAAG gtggagaagctgcagcagtcgCTGCTTTCTCTGGAGTCAGAGGCTGAGGTGCTTCGCTCTCAGCTCCACGCCGTCAGTCAGGAGAAACTCGGCCACGCCCAGGAAGTGAGCgacctgcagaggaagctgcGTGATGCTCAGAACAAG gtggaggagctggagaccAGCATCAGGAAGCtgatgagggagaaagaggagcttcatcaggctctggaggagcaggaggagcagaccTCCATCACTCTGCAGGAAGAGTCCCACAAACTGAGAGTACAGAACCAGGAGCTTCAACACAAG cTGTCGGAGCTGCAGGTTCAGGGTCTGGAAGTCCAGAAACTGACCCAGGCGCAGCAGAACCTGAAGTCCAAATTGAATGAGCTGGAGAGGGAGCGGACGCAGGCTCAGGACCAG GTGCAGCGGGCCGATGCAGCTCTCAGTGTGGTGCAGGCACAGCACCtgaggcagctgcagcagctgcaggagcgGGTGGGCGACGGCTGCAgggagcaggtggagcagctgcaggcccggctggtggaggagcagaggaggagtcagcagctggaggagacgCTAAGGCTTCAGgcccagcagagcagctcccaGATCAGCATGAAGCAG gatCAGCACGAGAAGGCGATGTCCGCCCTgcagcagaggatggaggagctggagaccAAACTGAAGGGAGTCCGCCTGGTTCTGCAGGAGAAGGTCCAGCAGCTCAAAGAACAG CTGGCGAAGAACACAAAGTCCAGCATGCTGTTGAAGGATCTGTACGTGGAGAACTCtcagctgatgaaggccctgcagGTCACCGAGCAGCGGCAGAaaaatgcagagaagaagaacttcCTGTTGGAGGATAAAGTGAAGGCACTCAACAAACTGCTGAGAGAAATCGTCCCAGCGTCGCTCGCCACGTAG